A genomic window from Streptomyces mirabilis includes:
- a CDS encoding DJ-1/PfpI family protein yields the protein MQIAIVLFDRFTALDAVGPYETLGRLPDAETVFVAEHTGAVRNESGNLALTADRTLAEVPRPDIVVVPGGPGQTPQMDNRVLLDWLRAADATSTWTTSVCTGSLLLAAAGLLEGRRATSHWLALDHLKRFGAEPTGERVVFDGKYVTAAGVSSGIDMGLALLGRIAGDEHAQAVQLLTEYDPQPPYDAGSPRKAPAHLVAEFRAKSRFILE from the coding sequence ATGCAGATCGCCATCGTCCTCTTCGACCGCTTCACCGCCCTGGACGCGGTGGGACCCTACGAGACCCTCGGCCGCCTGCCCGACGCGGAGACCGTCTTCGTCGCCGAGCACACCGGCGCCGTCCGCAACGAGAGCGGCAACCTGGCCCTGACCGCCGACAGGACCCTGGCCGAGGTGCCGCGCCCGGACATCGTCGTGGTCCCCGGCGGACCGGGCCAGACCCCGCAGATGGACAACCGGGTCCTGCTGGACTGGCTGCGCGCCGCCGACGCCACGAGCACCTGGACGACCTCCGTGTGCACCGGCTCCCTGCTGCTGGCCGCCGCGGGGCTGCTCGAGGGCCGCCGGGCCACCTCGCACTGGCTGGCCCTCGACCACCTCAAGCGGTTCGGTGCCGAGCCGACCGGAGAGCGGGTGGTGTTCGACGGGAAGTACGTCACCGCGGCCGGCGTGTCGTCCGGCATCGACATGGGGCTCGCCCTGCTCGGACGGATCGCGGGCGACGAACACGCACAGGCCGTACAGCTGCTGACGGAGTACGACCCGCAGCCGCCCTACGACGCCGGGTCGCCCCGGAAGGCTCCCGCACATCTGGTGGCGGAGTTCCGGGCGAAGAGCCGCTTCATCCTGGAGTAG
- a CDS encoding putative glycolipid-binding domain-containing protein produces MADSRVITWEVTESKGFETSWIMSGARSLRARGRAVGTVPEPYWISYELDTVDGFVTRRLCVSAETAWGTRSLDLRHDGEGHWTADGDWLPDLGGALDCDLGLCPLTNTMPVLRHGLHLRPGEREFLMAWVSVPDLAVRASQQTYTHLGRAGDGGRARFSSGDYRSDLEFDAEGYVVDYPTMARRLATA; encoded by the coding sequence ATGGCCGACTCGCGTGTCATTACCTGGGAAGTCACGGAGAGCAAAGGGTTCGAGACCTCTTGGATCATGTCCGGTGCCCGCTCTCTGCGGGCGCGCGGGCGTGCTGTCGGGACGGTTCCCGAGCCGTACTGGATCTCTTACGAGCTCGACACCGTCGACGGGTTCGTGACCCGGCGGCTGTGTGTGAGCGCCGAGACGGCCTGGGGTACCCGCTCGCTGGACCTGCGGCACGACGGTGAGGGGCACTGGACGGCCGACGGGGACTGGCTGCCCGACCTCGGTGGCGCCCTCGACTGCGACCTGGGCCTGTGCCCGCTCACCAACACGATGCCGGTGCTGCGCCACGGGCTGCATCTCCGGCCCGGTGAGCGGGAGTTCCTGATGGCCTGGGTGTCGGTGCCGGACCTGGCCGTGCGGGCGTCGCAGCAGACGTACACGCATCTCGGGCGCGCCGGGGACGGCGGGCGCGCGCGTTTCTCGTCCGGTGACTACCGCAGCGATCTGGAGTTCGACGCGGAGGGGTACGTCGTGGACTACCCCACGATGGCGCGGCGGCTGGCCACGGCCTAG
- a CDS encoding GlxA family transcriptional regulator: MRTVLVVLFDDVQSLDVTGPVEVFAGAEAFRAGSYRIHTASLDGAPVRTTSGLTLVPDHTLADAPAPHTLLVPGGRGTRRPDPRLTDWLRAHGPRAERLVSVCTGAIPLAEAGLLDGRRATTHWAYCDKLARDHPAVEVDPDPIYVRDGQVSTSAGVTSGIDLALALVEEDLGREAALTVARHLVVFLRRPGNQAQFSAQLAAQTARREPLREVQQWITEHPGDDLSVESLALRARLSPRHFARAFQTETGMTPGRYVDRVRLEHARRLLEDTADGVEGISRACGYGTPEAMRRAFVKTLGTAPAEYRRRFRPAPTR, encoded by the coding sequence ATGCGAACAGTCCTGGTGGTCCTCTTCGACGATGTGCAGAGCCTCGACGTCACGGGCCCCGTGGAGGTCTTCGCGGGCGCCGAGGCCTTCCGCGCCGGCTCGTACCGCATCCACACCGCCTCCCTGGACGGCGCACCCGTGCGGACCACCAGCGGCCTCACCCTCGTCCCGGACCACACCCTCGCCGACGCGCCCGCCCCGCACACCCTGCTGGTCCCGGGCGGCCGGGGCACCCGGCGCCCCGACCCCCGGCTGACCGACTGGCTGCGCGCGCACGGGCCGCGCGCCGAGCGCCTGGTCTCCGTCTGCACCGGGGCCATCCCGCTCGCCGAGGCGGGCCTCCTGGACGGTCGGCGCGCGACGACCCACTGGGCGTACTGCGACAAGCTCGCCCGTGACCACCCGGCCGTCGAGGTCGACCCCGACCCCATCTACGTGCGGGACGGACAGGTGTCCACCTCGGCCGGCGTCACCTCCGGCATCGACCTCGCCCTCGCGCTCGTGGAGGAGGACCTCGGCAGGGAGGCCGCCCTGACGGTCGCCCGTCACCTCGTCGTCTTCCTGCGGCGCCCGGGCAATCAGGCCCAGTTCAGCGCCCAGCTGGCCGCGCAGACGGCGCGGCGCGAACCGCTCCGCGAGGTCCAGCAGTGGATCACCGAGCACCCGGGCGACGACCTGTCCGTCGAGTCGCTCGCCCTCCGCGCCCGGCTCTCGCCCCGGCACTTCGCCCGCGCCTTCCAGACCGAGACGGGCATGACCCCGGGGCGGTACGTCGACCGCGTGCGCCTCGAACACGCCCGGCGCCTCCTGGAGGACACCGCCGACGGAGTCGAGGGGATCTCCCGCGCCTGCGGCTACGGCACCCCCGAGGCGATGCGCCGTGCCTTCGTGAAGACGCTCGGCACGGCACCGGCGGAGTACCGGCGCCGCTTCCGCCCCGCCCCCACCCGTTGA
- a CDS encoding enoyl-CoA hydratase/isomerase family protein gives MEPQLLHSVGDGVATVVIHHPAKRNAMTADMWRALPPLLDGLAADPDVRVLVLTGEGGTFCAGADISTLRGSSDEAQGLAVHAEEALAVFPKPTLAAIRGYCVGGGSQLAAACDLRFAEEGARFGVTPAKLGIVYAASATRRLVSLVGPATAKYLLFSGELIDTERALRTGLVDEVLPEGELDKRVGEFTRVLAARSLLTQASAKEFAQGRTDRDAYWAEQARGSDETAEGVAAFLERRPPRFTWTTPVFTTATTEASTATAPPSTATTPG, from the coding sequence ATGGAGCCGCAGCTGCTGCACAGCGTGGGCGACGGGGTCGCCACCGTCGTCATTCACCACCCGGCCAAGCGCAACGCCATGACGGCCGACATGTGGAGGGCGCTGCCGCCCCTGCTCGACGGGCTCGCCGCCGACCCGGACGTCCGCGTCCTCGTGCTCACCGGCGAGGGCGGCACCTTCTGCGCGGGGGCCGACATCTCCACGCTGCGGGGCTCCTCGGACGAGGCGCAGGGGCTCGCCGTGCACGCCGAGGAGGCGCTCGCCGTGTTCCCCAAACCGACGCTCGCGGCGATCCGCGGGTACTGCGTCGGCGGCGGGTCCCAGCTCGCGGCGGCCTGCGATCTGCGGTTCGCGGAGGAGGGCGCGCGGTTCGGAGTGACGCCGGCGAAGCTGGGGATCGTCTACGCGGCCTCGGCCACCCGGCGGCTGGTGTCGCTGGTGGGTCCGGCGACCGCCAAGTACCTGCTGTTCTCGGGCGAGCTGATCGACACCGAACGGGCGCTGCGCACGGGTCTGGTGGACGAGGTGCTGCCCGAGGGCGAACTCGACAAGCGGGTCGGGGAGTTCACCCGCGTCCTGGCCGCGCGGTCGCTGCTGACGCAGGCGTCCGCCAAGGAATTCGCCCAGGGGCGGACCGACCGGGACGCGTACTGGGCCGAGCAGGCGCGCGGGAGCGACGAGACCGCGGAGGGCGTCGCCGCGTTCCTGGAGCGCCGGCCGCCGCGCTTCACCTGGACCACGCCGGTGTTCACCACCGCGACCACTGAGGCGTCCACCGCGACCGCTCCGCCGTCCACCGCGACTACTCCAGGATGA
- a CDS encoding Tex family protein encodes MTTPLVGSIEGRIAEELGVRERQVKAAVDLLDGGSTVPFIARYRKEATEMLDDAQLRTLEERLRYLRELEERRTAILESVREQGKLTEEVEAQIRGAETKARLEDIYLPFKPKRRTKAQIAREAGLEPLAEGLLGDPSVDPLAAATAFVDADKGVADPQAALDGARSILTERFSEDADLIGELRERMWVRGRLAAKVREGKEEAGAKFADYFDFAEPFKDLPSHRVLAMLRGEKEEVLDLVLEPEEPSEQPGPSSYEGIVAHHFQIADRGRPGDKWLTDTVRWAWRTRILVHLGIDLRLRLRTAAEDEAVNVFAANLRDLLLAAPAGTRATLGLDPGFRTGVKVAVVDATGKVVATDVIYPHVPANKWDEAIAKLARLAKEHAVELIAIGNGTASRETDKLAGELITKHPELDLTKVMVSEAGASVYSASAFASQELPDMDVSLRGAVSIARRLQDPLAELVKIDPKSIGVGQYQHDLSEVKLSRSLDAVVEDCVNGVGVDVNTASAPLLARVSGITSGLAENIVAHRDANGPFTSRTTLKNVARLGPKAYEQCAGFLRIRGGDDPLDASSVHPEAYPVVRRMVKTAGSEVASLIGNTGVLRSLRPTDFVDETFGLPTVTDILKELEKPGRDPRPAFKTATFKEGVEKISDLASGMVLEGVVTNVAAFGAFVDIGVHQDGLVHVSAMSKTFVKDPRDVVKPGDIVKVKVLEIDIPRKRISLTLRLDDEATPSDQQGGGGRPQRGGRPPQQRQQQRQPRGGAGGGGGGSRQAAPPPANSAMADALRRAGLVDPKKGRR; translated from the coding sequence GTGACGACACCCCTCGTAGGGTCCATCGAAGGCAGGATCGCCGAGGAGCTCGGCGTACGGGAGCGGCAGGTCAAGGCCGCCGTCGACTTGCTCGACGGCGGGTCGACGGTGCCCTTCATCGCCCGCTACCGCAAGGAAGCGACCGAGATGCTCGACGATGCGCAGCTGCGCACCCTCGAGGAGCGGCTGCGCTATCTGCGGGAGCTGGAGGAGCGGCGCACGGCGATCCTCGAATCGGTGCGCGAGCAGGGCAAGCTCACCGAGGAGGTCGAGGCGCAGATCCGGGGCGCCGAGACGAAGGCGCGGCTCGAGGACATCTATCTGCCGTTCAAGCCGAAGCGGCGCACGAAGGCGCAGATCGCGCGCGAGGCGGGCCTGGAGCCGCTGGCCGAGGGCCTGCTCGGCGACCCGTCGGTCGACCCGCTCGCCGCGGCGACGGCGTTCGTCGACGCGGACAAGGGCGTCGCCGACCCGCAGGCCGCGCTGGACGGCGCCCGGTCGATCCTCACGGAGCGGTTCTCGGAGGACGCCGACCTGATCGGCGAGCTGCGCGAACGCATGTGGGTGCGCGGGCGTCTGGCCGCCAAGGTGCGGGAGGGCAAGGAGGAGGCGGGCGCCAAGTTCGCCGACTACTTCGACTTCGCCGAGCCCTTCAAAGACCTGCCCTCGCACCGCGTCCTCGCCATGCTGCGCGGTGAGAAGGAGGAGGTCCTCGACCTCGTCCTGGAGCCCGAGGAGCCCTCCGAGCAGCCCGGTCCCTCCTCGTACGAGGGAATCGTCGCCCACCACTTCCAGATCGCCGACCGCGGCCGCCCCGGCGACAAGTGGCTCACGGACACCGTCCGCTGGGCCTGGCGCACCCGCATCCTCGTGCACCTCGGCATCGACCTGCGCCTTCGCCTGCGCACGGCCGCCGAGGACGAGGCGGTGAACGTCTTCGCGGCGAACCTGCGGGACCTGCTGCTCGCCGCCCCGGCGGGCACCCGCGCGACGCTGGGTCTCGACCCCGGTTTCCGTACGGGTGTCAAGGTCGCCGTGGTCGACGCGACCGGCAAGGTCGTGGCGACGGACGTCATCTACCCGCACGTCCCGGCCAACAAGTGGGACGAGGCCATCGCCAAGCTCGCCCGCCTCGCCAAGGAGCACGCGGTCGAGCTGATCGCGATCGGCAACGGCACGGCGTCCCGCGAGACCGACAAGCTCGCCGGTGAACTCATCACCAAGCACCCGGAGTTGGACCTCACCAAGGTGATGGTGTCCGAGGCGGGGGCTTCGGTGTACTCGGCGTCCGCGTTCGCCTCGCAGGAGCTGCCCGACATGGACGTGTCGCTGCGCGGCGCCGTCTCCATCGCGCGCCGCCTCCAGGACCCGCTGGCCGAGCTGGTGAAGATCGACCCGAAGTCCATCGGCGTCGGGCAGTACCAGCACGACCTGTCCGAGGTGAAGCTCTCCCGGTCCCTGGACGCGGTGGTCGAGGACTGTGTGAACGGCGTGGGCGTGGACGTGAACACGGCTTCCGCGCCGCTGCTCGCCCGCGTCTCCGGCATCACCTCCGGGCTCGCGGAGAACATCGTGGCGCACCGCGACGCCAACGGCCCCTTCACGTCCCGTACCACCCTCAAGAACGTGGCCAGACTCGGCCCGAAGGCGTACGAGCAGTGCGCGGGCTTCCTGCGCATCCGGGGCGGGGACGACCCGCTGGACGCGTCCAGCGTGCACCCGGAGGCGTACCCCGTGGTGCGGCGGATGGTGAAGACGGCGGGCAGCGAGGTCGCCTCCCTGATCGGCAACACCGGTGTGCTGCGCTCGCTCAGGCCGACCGACTTCGTGGACGAGACGTTCGGTCTGCCGACCGTCACGGACATCCTGAAGGAGCTGGAGAAGCCCGGGCGCGACCCGCGGCCCGCCTTCAAAACGGCCACCTTCAAGGAGGGTGTCGAGAAGATCTCCGACCTGGCCTCCGGGATGGTGCTCGAAGGGGTCGTCACCAACGTGGCCGCGTTCGGGGCCTTCGTGGACATCGGCGTCCACCAGGACGGTCTGGTGCATGTCTCGGCGATGTCGAAGACGTTCGTGAAGGACCCGCGCGATGTGGTGAAGCCGGGTGACATCGTCAAGGTGAAGGTGCTCGAGATCGACATCCCGCGCAAGCGGATCTCTCTCACGCTGCGGCTCGACGACGAGGCGACTCCGTCGGATCAGCAGGGTGGGGGTGGCCGTCCGCAGCGCGGCGGGCGGCCTCCGCAGCAGCGCCAGCAGCAGCGTCAGCCGCGGGGCGGGGCGGGCGGAGGCGGTGGCGGTTCGCGGCAGGCCGCTCCGCCGCCGGCCAACAGTGCGATGGCCGACGCGTTGCGGCGCGCGGGGCTTGTCGATCCCAAGAAGGGCAGGCGCTGA
- a CDS encoding SCO6745 family protein, producing the protein MTTPLPERAGRRCHNVLNPLHSTHYFSPDLGRELADVGIEDSNGAYFAVRAAAMGAVGPGTVTATFYNFRHELVARHVPAVWEKASPQTVLAARARAVDATWRRLLGEDVLTSKEVAEAAELALRAAEGCTRTARPLYAAHADLPVPDAPHLALWHGATLLREHRGDGHLAALLDAELDPVEALVSHTATGKGMAPKWALGTRGWSRAHWDAAVERLRERGLLDSGGELTEAGVALRKEIEDRTDRLDRAPYEHLGAAGVERLTELARGILMRALAAGAFPEGMTGKG; encoded by the coding sequence ATGACCACACCTCTGCCGGAGCGCGCCGGGCGGCGCTGCCACAACGTCCTCAACCCGCTGCACTCGACGCACTACTTCTCGCCGGATCTGGGACGGGAGCTTGCCGACGTCGGGATCGAGGACAGCAACGGCGCGTACTTCGCCGTGCGTGCCGCCGCCATGGGGGCGGTGGGTCCCGGCACGGTGACGGCGACGTTCTACAACTTCCGCCACGAGCTGGTGGCCCGGCATGTGCCCGCGGTGTGGGAGAAGGCCTCCCCACAGACCGTCCTCGCGGCACGCGCGCGTGCCGTCGACGCGACCTGGCGCCGGCTCCTCGGCGAGGACGTCCTCACCTCCAAGGAGGTCGCCGAGGCGGCGGAGCTCGCCCTGCGGGCCGCGGAGGGCTGCACCAGGACCGCGCGTCCGCTGTACGCGGCGCACGCCGACCTGCCCGTGCCCGACGCGCCGCACCTCGCCCTCTGGCACGGCGCCACGCTCCTGCGCGAGCACCGGGGCGACGGTCACCTCGCGGCGCTGCTCGACGCGGAACTCGACCCGGTCGAGGCCCTGGTGAGCCACACCGCCACCGGCAAGGGCATGGCTCCGAAGTGGGCACTGGGCACGCGCGGCTGGTCGCGGGCGCACTGGGACGCGGCGGTCGAACGGCTGCGCGAGCGCGGACTGCTCGACTCGGGGGGCGAGTTGACCGAGGCGGGGGTGGCCCTGCGCAAGGAGATCGAGGACCGCACGGACCGGCTGGACCGTGCCCCGTACGAGCATCTGGGCGCCGCGGGCGTGGAGCGCCTCACCGAGCTGGCACGGGGCATCCTGATGCGGGCGCTGGCGGCCGGCGCGTTCCCCGAAGGTATGACCGGCAAGGGCTGA
- a CDS encoding oxidoreductase, protein MSAEYATFGLAPAMRAGGVLANGDYQVHRDFVDFIVDGRPLLYQLSDLDAVSPLASDVPPAIFTAQVRSLLLEAEAPLEDGRYVIYGCPECEGIECGAVTAVIEKDDSRDDYVWRDFAWQTGEHADLELNGYHGIGPFRFQGAEYRSALNSLLLGDPGARRRVLLIGARVAVLAKLAAALRTIGIGADITRDATDVPAEELREYGAVAFGRAIGEQERAAVRGSFERAGVEVAYVDGLAPVVPLLVAQIEHALDRSPHELRRLTRLVAADGEAGIEVTSTCRVQITAYRLDRLYRTHTQEVFDGILEAGRHRIALDAKAVKGESFLVARTSGSVLVEAMAH, encoded by the coding sequence ATGTCTGCCGAGTACGCGACCTTCGGCCTGGCACCGGCGATGCGTGCCGGTGGAGTCCTCGCCAACGGTGACTACCAAGTGCACCGGGACTTCGTCGACTTCATCGTCGACGGCCGCCCGCTGCTGTACCAGCTCTCCGACCTCGACGCGGTGTCCCCGCTCGCCTCCGACGTACCACCCGCCATCTTCACCGCACAGGTCCGAAGCCTCCTCCTGGAGGCCGAGGCCCCGCTCGAAGACGGCCGTTACGTGATCTACGGCTGTCCCGAGTGCGAGGGCATCGAATGCGGTGCCGTGACCGCCGTCATCGAGAAGGACGACTCCCGCGACGACTACGTGTGGCGCGACTTCGCCTGGCAGACCGGCGAACACGCCGATCTGGAGCTCAACGGCTACCACGGGATAGGGCCGTTCCGCTTCCAGGGCGCCGAGTACCGCAGCGCCCTGAACTCGCTGCTCCTCGGCGACCCCGGGGCGCGCCGCAGGGTCCTGCTCATCGGCGCCCGGGTCGCCGTGCTCGCCAAGCTCGCCGCCGCCCTGCGCACCATCGGCATCGGCGCCGACATCACCCGCGACGCCACCGACGTCCCGGCCGAGGAACTCCGCGAGTACGGCGCGGTGGCCTTCGGGCGCGCCATCGGCGAACAGGAGCGCGCGGCCGTACGGGGGTCCTTCGAGCGGGCCGGGGTCGAGGTCGCCTATGTCGACGGCCTGGCCCCCGTCGTCCCGCTCCTCGTCGCTCAGATCGAGCACGCCCTGGACCGCAGTCCCCACGAGCTGCGCCGCCTCACCCGCCTGGTCGCCGCCGACGGCGAGGCGGGCATCGAGGTCACCTCCACCTGCCGGGTCCAGATCACCGCGTACCGCCTCGACCGGCTGTACCGCACGCACACGCAGGAGGTCTTCGACGGGATTCTGGAGGCGGGCAGACACCGGATCGCCCTGGACGCCAAGGCCGTGAAGGGGGAGTCCTTCCTCGTGGCGCGGACCTCGGGGAGCGTGCTGGTGGAGGCGATGGCCCACTGA
- a CDS encoding ABC-F family ATP-binding cassette domain-containing protein, which translates to MTATLVAKNLAAGHGDRSLFSGLDLVVAPGDVIGLVGANGAGKSTLLRMLAGLLTPEEGELRLSPPSASVGHLPQEPERREGESVREFLARRTGVAEAQRVMDEATQALVDGAPGADDAYAESLERWLDLGGADLDERAEEVADTLGLGVDLDQPMTSLSGGQAARAGLASLLLSRYDVFLLDEPTNDLDLEGLERLERFVSGLRAGTVVVSHDREFLTRTVTKVLELDLAQQQITLYGGGYEAYLEERDTARRHARDDYEEYADKRSALEGRAQMQRSWMDKGVKNARRKANNDNDKIGRKFRSEASEKQASKARQTQRMIERLDVVDEPRKEWELRMEIAAAPRSGAVVATLRDAEVRRGDFTFGPATLQIDWADRVAVTGANGAGKSTLLGALLGRVPLDAGHATLGSGVVVGEVDQARKLFHGSESLLDAFSAAVPDTEPAEVRTLLAKFGLKAEHVLRPAATLSPGERTRSALALLQGRGVNLLVLDEPTNHLDLPAIEQLEAALDTYEGTLLLVTHDRRMLDAVHTTRRLEVAAGKVTER; encoded by the coding sequence ATGACTGCCACTCTCGTCGCCAAGAACCTCGCCGCCGGGCACGGCGACCGCTCGCTCTTCTCCGGGCTCGACCTCGTGGTCGCGCCCGGCGATGTGATCGGACTCGTCGGTGCCAACGGCGCGGGCAAGTCCACCCTGCTGCGGATGCTCGCCGGACTGCTCACGCCCGAGGAGGGGGAGCTGCGGCTGTCCCCGCCGTCGGCGAGCGTCGGCCATCTGCCGCAGGAGCCGGAGCGGCGGGAGGGCGAGAGCGTCCGGGAGTTCCTGGCCCGGCGCACCGGCGTGGCCGAGGCCCAGCGCGTGATGGACGAGGCGACGCAGGCACTCGTCGACGGCGCGCCGGGCGCGGACGACGCGTACGCGGAGAGCCTGGAGCGCTGGCTCGACCTGGGCGGCGCCGACCTCGACGAGCGCGCCGAGGAGGTCGCCGACACCCTCGGGCTCGGCGTCGACCTCGACCAGCCGATGACGTCCCTGTCCGGCGGCCAGGCGGCCCGCGCCGGACTCGCCTCCCTGCTCCTGTCCCGCTACGACGTCTTCCTCCTCGACGAGCCCACCAACGACCTGGACCTGGAGGGCCTGGAGCGGCTCGAACGCTTCGTCTCCGGGCTGCGCGCGGGCACCGTCGTCGTCAGCCACGACCGCGAGTTCCTGACCCGCACGGTCACCAAGGTGCTCGAACTCGACCTCGCCCAGCAGCAGATCACGCTCTACGGCGGCGGCTACGAGGCCTACCTGGAGGAGCGCGACACCGCCCGCCGGCACGCCCGCGACGACTACGAGGAGTACGCCGACAAGCGCTCCGCCCTCGAAGGCCGCGCCCAGATGCAGCGCTCCTGGATGGACAAGGGCGTGAAGAACGCCCGGCGCAAGGCGAACAACGACAACGACAAGATCGGCCGCAAGTTCCGGAGCGAGGCCAGCGAGAAGCAGGCGTCCAAGGCCCGGCAGACCCAGCGCATGATCGAGCGCCTGGACGTCGTCGACGAGCCGCGCAAGGAGTGGGAGCTGCGGATGGAGATCGCGGCCGCACCGCGCTCCGGCGCCGTCGTCGCCACCCTGCGCGACGCCGAGGTGCGACGCGGCGACTTCACCTTCGGCCCCGCGACCCTCCAGATCGACTGGGCGGACCGGGTCGCCGTCACGGGCGCCAACGGCGCGGGCAAGTCGACCCTGCTCGGCGCCCTGCTCGGGCGGGTCCCGCTGGACGCCGGTCACGCGACCCTCGGCTCCGGCGTCGTCGTCGGCGAGGTCGACCAGGCCCGCAAACTCTTCCACGGCTCCGAGTCCCTGCTCGACGCGTTCAGCGCCGCCGTCCCCGACACCGAACCGGCCGAGGTCCGCACCCTGCTGGCCAAGTTCGGCCTCAAGGCGGAACACGTCCTGCGCCCGGCGGCCACCCTCTCTCCCGGCGAGCGCACCCGCTCGGCCCTCGCCCTCCTCCAGGGCCGTGGCGTCAACCTCCTCGTCCTCGACGAGCCGACCAACCACCTCGACCTCCCCGCGATCGAACAGCTGGAGGCGGCGCTCGACACGTACGAGGGCACGCTGCTGCTCGTGACCCACGACCGCCGCATGCTCGACGCGGTCCACACCACGCGCCGGCTGGAAGTGGCGGCGGGCAAGGTGACGGAGCGCTGA
- a CDS encoding HdeD family acid-resistance protein — MVRTKDRAPSDATTKLTRGFSWTAAFGVILVIAGLVGLVYTGVATLTSMILFGWLLLIGGAVGLLHAVQARGTNFFWLGVVVAALNIAAGVVVIRRPDAAAEALTMFAALLFLTGGVFRVVGSLVVRGAQFGWTLLQGVFDLLLGILVLDNWPSSSKYVIGCFFSLALLFDGLGLIATGFGGRRIVHLVSGRDR, encoded by the coding sequence ATGGTCAGGACCAAGGACAGGGCGCCGAGCGACGCGACCACGAAACTGACCCGCGGCTTCAGCTGGACCGCCGCGTTCGGCGTGATCCTGGTGATCGCGGGGCTCGTCGGGCTCGTCTACACCGGCGTGGCGACCCTGACCTCGATGATCCTGTTCGGCTGGCTGCTGCTGATCGGCGGCGCGGTCGGACTGCTGCACGCCGTCCAGGCCCGTGGCACCAACTTCTTCTGGCTCGGGGTGGTGGTCGCGGCCCTGAACATCGCGGCCGGAGTGGTGGTGATCCGCCGCCCGGACGCGGCGGCCGAGGCGCTCACCATGTTCGCGGCCCTGCTGTTCCTGACCGGCGGGGTGTTCCGGGTGGTCGGCAGCCTCGTGGTGCGCGGTGCGCAGTTCGGCTGGACGCTCCTGCAGGGCGTCTTCGACCTGCTCCTCGGCATCCTGGTGCTGGACAACTGGCCGAGCAGCAGCAAGTACGTCATCGGCTGCTTCTTCTCGCTCGCGCTGCTCTTCGACGGGCTGGGCCTGATCGCCACCGGCTTCGGCGGGCGGCGCATCGTACATCTGGTCTCGGGGCGCGACCGGTGA
- a CDS encoding ATP-binding protein — MENHGRGFDSRPEGAGDVPPDRRPPGPLPYEGVWRFTAPAIDASVPQARHAVRDLLFRQQVPVSDDLVHGLLLIVSELVTNAVRHAALLSPMLAVEVAVGAEWVRVSVEDNHPYRPTALEADHGQTGGRGLLLVREVARESGGVCDVEHTTSGGKVIWAALPLTPSIV, encoded by the coding sequence ATGGAGAACCACGGGCGGGGGTTCGACTCCCGCCCTGAAGGCGCCGGGGATGTGCCTCCTGATCGGAGACCGCCGGGTCCGCTGCCGTACGAGGGGGTGTGGCGGTTCACCGCTCCCGCCATCGACGCCTCGGTTCCGCAGGCACGACACGCCGTTCGTGACCTGCTCTTCCGTCAACAAGTGCCCGTCTCGGACGACCTCGTCCACGGGCTTTTGCTGATCGTCTCCGAACTGGTCACGAACGCGGTGCGGCACGCGGCACTGCTGTCCCCGATGCTCGCCGTGGAGGTGGCCGTGGGAGCCGAGTGGGTGCGGGTGTCGGTGGAGGACAACCACCCCTACCGCCCCACCGCCCTGGAGGCCGACCACGGCCAGACCGGTGGCCGTGGGCTGCTGCTGGTGCGGGAGGTCGCCCGGGAGTCGGGCGGGGTGTGCGACGTCGAGCACACGACGAGTGGCGGCAAGGTGATCTGGGCCGCCCTGCCGCTCACTCCGAGCATCGTCTAG